In Hemibagrus wyckioides isolate EC202008001 linkage group LG21, SWU_Hwy_1.0, whole genome shotgun sequence, the following proteins share a genomic window:
- the LOC131342463 gene encoding constitutive coactivator of PPAR-gamma-like protein 1 homolog, which yields MGVQGFQEYIEKHCPSAVVPVELQKLARGSLVGGGRQRPPQGPLRLLVDAENCVHRLYGGFYTDWVGGGQWNHMLGYLAALAKACFSGNIQLQVCFNGALEKGRLHEWVKRQVNERQTAQQIVSHVQNKGTPPPKVWFLPPVCMAHCIRLALLRFRIEVVQSIEDHHQEVIALYRENGFHGLVAYDSDYALCNIPYYFSAHALKLSRNGKSLTTSQYLMHEVAKQLDLNPNRFVIFASLLGNHILPDEDLAAFHWSLLGPEHPLASLKVRAHQLVLPPCDVVIRAVAEYVRNLQDVNDLEAIAKDIFKHSQSRTDDKLVRFKKAVEYYSAASKPPQSSTYIARPKRLGVPETVPPYAHPPMPNIPQPSLPQQPVSQQNSSGLAAKGPSDQNSFSNIPHEGKQHTPLYERASPNHAETAFFNASSTSSSSENEENMGPTANHVSDHKGWDKQRDQVNSVPEGDLEDQNKPDPSVNNSVGQVTEVRGHHGVNAQIPSLLSMPTRNHMDITTPPLPLVAPEVLRVAEHRHKKGLMHPYIYHILTKGEIKLSVAIEDEANKELPSAVQLYRPIRQYVYGVLFSLAEAKKKAERQAMRRNRLPEYQPVVIKEWAAYKGKSPHTPELVEALSFREWTCPNLKKLWLGKAVEDKNRRIRAFLACMRSDTPAMLNPANVPTHLMVLCCVLRFMLQWPGVRILRRNELDAFLAQALSPKLYEPDQLQELKIENLDARGVQLAALFMCGVDMALLANDVCGQPIPWEHCCPWMYFDGKLLQSKLIGATREKVPLLDLCDGQAELVAKLEKMRQSIMEGLNFSRPPHPLPFPPPHAMPFYPPNSTFYPPPPLPPPPGRGRAMPGLQAIPSQGGKLEIAGTVVGQWAGSRRGRGRGSFPIQVVSVGGPSRGRPRGVISTPLIRTFGRGIRYHGRGFKSQGLYQSKPAYANSTNDVGKERKKPKAESKTSSEGSGVAENGVDGKEAELNGNKVAPNQPESAFSNDSKMCNMNPHLNALNTDSECHRDEVLSAAVLKTEE from the exons ATGGGCGTGCAAGGCTTTCAGGAGTACATCGAGAAGCACTGCCCGAGCGCCGTGGTGCCGGTGGAGCTGCAGAAGCTGGCGCGGGGGAGTCTGGTGGGAGGCGGCAGGCAGAGGCCGCCGCAGGGCCCGCTGCGCTTGCTAGTGGACGCGGAGAATTGCGTGCACCGGCTCTACGGCGGCTTCTACACCGACTGGGTCGGCGGTGGCCAGTGGAACCACATGCTCGGCTACCTGGCTGCACTGGCCAAGGCCTGCTTCAGCGGCAACATCCAGCTGCAGGTGTGCTTCAACGGCGCGCTGGAGAAGGGCCGCCTGCACGAGTGGGTCAAGCGGCAGGTGAACGAGCGGCAGACCGCGCAGCAGATTGTCAGCCACGTCCAGAACAAGGGCACACCGCCACCCAAAGTCTGGTTCCTGCCACCCGTGTGTATGGCACACTGCATCCGCCTGGCGCTTCTCAGATTCAGGATTGAA gttGTACAGAGCATTGAGGATCATCACCAGGAAGTAATTGCCTTATATAGAGAGAACGGGTTCCATGGCTTGGTAGCCTATGATTCTGATTACGCTCTGTGCAACATCCCATATTACTTCAGTGCCCACGCGCTAAAACTCAGCCGCAACGGCAAGAGCCTCACCACCAGCCAGTACCTGATGCACGAAGTTGCCAAGCAGCTGGATCTCAATCCAAATCGCTTTGTCATTTTTGCTTCACTCTTAG GGAATCACATTTTGCCTGATGAGGATCTTGCTGCCTTTCATTGGAGTTTACTTGGCCCAGAGCACCCTTTAGCATCCCTGAAG GTCCGTGCCCATCAGCTAGTACTTCCTCCGTGTGATGTCGTGATAAGGGCTGTGGCAGAGTACGTGCGCAACTTGCAGGATGTCAATGACCTGGAAGCCATTGCTAAAGACATATTCAAGCACTCCCAG TCCAGGACTGATGACAAACTTGTACGCTTCAAGAAGGCAGTGGAGTATTACTCAGCTGCTAGTAAGCCTCCCCAGTCCTCCACTTATATAG CCAGACCAAAGCGGCTTGGAGTTCCTGAAACCGTGCCACCGTACGCACATCCACCAATGCCCAACATTCCGCAGCCCTCTCTCCCGCAGCAGCCTGTG AGCCAGCAGAACTCCTCTGGGTTGGCGGCTAAAGGGCCCTCTGATCAGAATAGCTTCAGCAACATTCCACACGAAGGCAAGCAGCACACGCCGCTATACGAGAGGGCTTCTCCAAACCATGCTGAGACGGCCTTCTTCAATGCCTCGTCCACTTCCTCGTCGTCCGAGAATGAGGAGAACATGGGCCCCACTGCCAA tcaTGTAAGTGACCATAAAGGATGGGACAAACAAAGAGACCAGGTGAACAGCGTGCCAGAAGGAGACCTGGAGGACCAAAATAAA CCTGACCCTTCTGTGAACAACTCTGTGGGTCAAGTcacagaggtcagaggtcaccaTGGTGTCAACGCCCAGATCCCGTCTCTACTCTCAATGCCAACTAGAAACCATATGGACATCACCACGCCTCCTTTGCCTTTGGTGGCACCTGAGGTGCTGCGAGtagctgaacacagacacaagaAGGGCCTCATGCACCCTTACATCTACCACATCCTCACTAAG GGAGAGATTAAGTTGTCAGTTGCAATTGAAGATGAAGCTAATAAGGAGCTGCCATCCGCCGTGCAGCTGTACAGGCCGATCCGCCAGTATGTTTATGGTGTGCTCTTCAGTTTGGCTGAGGCAAAGAAGaaagcagagagacaggcaaTGAGAAGAAATCGTCTCCCAGAAT ATCAGCCCGTTGTTATAAAAGAGTGGGCAGCCTACAAGGGGAAATCGCCACACACCCCCGAGCTGGTGGAGGCTCTTTCTTTCCGCGAGTGGACCTGTCCCAACCTGAAGAAGCTGTGGCTGGGCAAGGCCGTGGAGGACAAGAACCGGCGCATAAGGGCTTTCCTGGCCTGCATGAGGTCGGATACTCCAGCCATGCTGAACCCTGCCAACGTGCCCACTCATCTCATGGTGCTCTGCTGCGTACTgcg GTTTATGTTACAATGGCCAGGAGTAAGAATTTTGCGTCGTAACGAACTTGACGCTTTCCTAGCCCAAGCACTTTCTCCTAAACTTTATGAGCCTGACCAGCTGCAGGAACTAAAG ATTGAGAACCTGGATGCGCGAGGTGTACAGCTGGCGGCGCTCTTCATGTGTGGTGTAGACATGGCGCTGCTGGCAAATGACGTGTGTGGTCAGCCAATACCCTGGGAGCACTGCTGCCCGTGGATGTACTTTGATGGCAAGCTGCTGCAGAGCAAGCTGATCGGGGCCACACGAGAAAAGGTCCCTCTTCTCGACctctgtgatggtcag GCAGAACTGGTTGCCAAACTGGAGAAGATGCGCCAGAGTATTATGGAGGGTCTGAACTTCTCTCGGCCTCCTCACCCCCTCCCGTTCCCACCTCCACATGCCATGCCCTTCTACCCCCCAAACAGCACCTTCTACCCGCCTCCTCCTCTGCCCCCTCCACCAGGCCGAGGCAGGGCCATGCCAG GATTGCAGGCCATCCCGTCACAAGGAGGCAAACTTGAGATCGCTGGCACGGTGGTGGGGCAGTGGGCGGGCTCTCGCCGGGGCAGAGGACGGGGCTCCTTTCCTATTCAGGTGGTATCTGTTGGAGGACCAAGTAGAGG ACGACCAAGAGGTGTGATTTCAACCCCTCTTATAAGGACCTTTGGTCGAGGAATCAGATACCATGGCAGAGGTTTCAAAAGTCAGGGATTATACCAG AGTAAACCTGCGTATGCTAACTCCACCAATGACGTAGGGAAAGAACGGAAGAAGCCCAAGGCAGAGAGCAAAACATCGTCCGAAGGGTCTGGCGTGGCAGAAAACGGGGTGGATGGCAAAGAGGCGGAGCTTAATGGGAACAAAGTAGCTCCCAACCAACCAGAAAGTGCCTTTAGCAACGACTCCAAAATGTGCAATATGAATCCTCATTTAAATGCACTAAATACAGACAGCGAGTGCCACAGAGACGAAGTTCTGAGCGCTGCTGtcttaaaaacagaagagtaa